Sequence from the Bryobacteraceae bacterium genome:
TGCGCCGCCGTCGAGCAGCAGAAACGCCTTGGCGACGTCGCCCGAGAGGATCGCCACTTGAAACGCAGTTCGGCTCCAGTGGTCGACGGTTTCGAGCGTCGCGGCCGATTCGATCGCCTCGCGGAGTTCGTCGAGCGTACCGATGGCGGCGGCGCGGATGAGCGGCGTCCACGCGAGATGCCACTCAGGCGCGCCGGCTTCGAGCAGCAGGCGGACCGCGTCGAAGCGGCCTTCTCTCGAGAGGATGCGAAGAGCCGATTCGCGATAGTCGCTCTCCCTGTCCAACCTCACATTCGCTGCGATCAGGCGCTTGAACAGCGGCATCAACGACGACCTATCCCGCGTGCAAGCCGCATCGATCGCCGCATCGTAGTTGCCTCTGGAGACGTAGTCGAGCCGTGCTCCGGCGGCAATCAGCAGTTCGAGCTTCTCGAGGTCGCCGGCTTTGATGGCGAGCGCCGCAGGGGAATCGTCCTGATCCCCGAGCATGCTCGGCGTCGCCGTTGGAGTGTCCACGCACCCGATCTATCGGCCGCCGGCGCGAATTTCCGCCACGCCGACGATACGCCCCCGCTCCGGCCGCGCATCCACCGCTCGGAGCAGCGCTTCCACCATCTGCCGGTGCGTCACAAGGCCGAGCCGTCGCGCCGATTCGCGCCACGTCGGTACCCGCTCCGCCAGCCCATAGAACGGCGCCAGCGCGTAGGGCCACCAATGCCCGGGACCGAGGACGTACCAGGGGCGCAGGATCGTGTGGCGCACACCGGAGGAGACGAGCGCCTGTTCGCACGTCCGGCGAACTTCGACATATGCGCGCATGATCGGCGCCGGATGCGCGACGCTCACGTAAACAAAATGCCCCGCTCCGGCCGCGCGCGCCGCGTCGATCGAGGCGAGCGCAGCGGGGAGATCGACGGCGCGGAACTCCAGCCCCTTCCACGGCGCCGGCCGCGGCGTGCCGGCCAGATGCACGAACGTCGCATCCCGCGGGATGAACGCGGCGAACGTTCCGCCATCGAGCGGATCCGCCGTCACCGCCTCCACGCCGCGCGGCAGCTTCACCGCGGAGCCCGCCCGCACGATCGCCCGCACAGGCGTCCCTCGCTCCACTAGGCTCTCGGCGAGCGGCCGTCCCAGGTATCCCGTAGCTCCCGAGATCACAACCATCGCAGTCAAAATACGGCGCACGCCATCCACCGGATCTCCCGTATCATCGAAAACATGCTCACCCGA
This genomic interval carries:
- a CDS encoding NAD(P)H-binding protein, translated to MVVISGATGYLGRPLAESLVERGTPVRAIVRAGSAVKLPRGVEAVTADPLDGGTFAAFIPRDATFVHLAGTPRPAPWKGLEFRAVDLPAALASIDAARAAGAGHFVYVSVAHPAPIMRAYVEVRRTCEQALVSSGVRHTILRPWYVLGPGHWWPYALAPFYGLAERVPTWRESARRLGLVTHRQMVEALLRAVDARPERGRIVGVAEIRAGGR